In a genomic window of Procambarus clarkii isolate CNS0578487 chromosome 10, FALCON_Pclarkii_2.0, whole genome shotgun sequence:
- the LOC123747250 gene encoding zinc finger protein 83: MNNVQEKYVVKQYINMHVILHNGNEYFQCGDCGELFAEKENLQSHMLLHNSEKKNLCNLCGKQFTRKSDLSRHHLIHSGEKKCKCNECGKLFTRTSDLNRHLLMHTGEKKHLCNECGKRFTRKSDLNRHILVHNGDKRCECEECGKIFSQEESLKIHMLVHTEAKTFQCEECGELFRDSSSLKVHKFLHTGEKPHKCTDCEKQFTRKSDLNRHALIHSGEKKHKCNECDKQFIFKNELNSHMLVHCAERDYKCEECSKRFVCNSKLKRHMLVHTGERNYQCEVCEKRFNCNSKLKRHMLIHSGEKNYKCDQCGKRFSCNSKLKRHIFVHKGEKAYKPRGKKYCDNFSPSCSFIMPQVVNEVFVMPETVNTNIFVKEEKLEECVFVNKMGFR; this comes from the coding sequence ATGAATAATGTACAGGAGAAATATGTTGTCAAACAGTACATCAATATGCATGTTATTTTACACAATGGTAATGAATATTTTCAGTGTGGAGATTGTGGGGAATTATTTGCAGAAAAGGAAAATTTGCAGTCTCACATGCTACTGCATAATAGTGAGAAGAAGAATTTGTGCAATTTGTGTGGAAAACAGTTCACTCGTAAAAGTGATTTGAGTCGACATCATTTGATACACAGTggtgaaaaaaaatgtaaatgtaATGAATGCGGAAAACTTTTTACACGTACCAGTGATTTAAACAGGCACCTACTGATGCACACAGGTGAGAAAAAGCATTTGTGCAACGAATGTGGCAAGCGATTCACACGGAAAAGTGACCTAAACCGACATATTCTGGTACATAATGGTGATAAAAGGTGTGAATGTGAAGAGTGTGGAAAGATTTTCAGTCAAGAGGAAAGCTTGAAGATACACATGCTTGTTCACACTGAAGCAAAGACATTCCAGTGTGAGGAATGTGGTGAATTATTCCGAGATAGCAGCAGCCTGAAAGTTCATAAATTTTTGCATACTGGGGAAAAGCCCCATAAGTGCACCGATTGTGAGAAACAATTCACACGTAAAAGTGACCTGAACAGGCATGCTTTAATTCACAGTGGAGAGAAAAAACACAAGTGCAATGAGTGTGATAAGCAATTTATTTTCAAAAATGAACTGAATAGCCATATGCTTGTTCATTGTGCAGAAAGAGATTACAAGTGTGAGGAGTGCAGTAAACGTTTCGTCTGCAACTCCAAGCTAAAAAGGCATATGCTTGTGCATACGGGAGAAAGAAACTACCAATGTGAAGTGTGTGAGAAGCGATTTAACTGCAATTCAAAACTCAAGCGACATATGCTGATACACAGCGGAGAAAAAAACTACAAATGTGATCAGTGTGGCAAACGTTTCAGCTGCAATTCGAAACTTAAGAGACATATATTTGTGCACAAAGGTGAAAAGGCATACAAGCCTAGAGGAAAAAAGTATTGTGATAACTTTTCTCCTAGTTGTTCATTCATAATGCCTCAAGTAGTCAATGAAGTATTTGTGATGCCGGAAACAGTTAATACTAACATTTTTGTAAAGGAAGAAAAATTAGAAGAATGCGTGTTTGTGAACAAAATGGGGTTCCGTTAA